A genomic stretch from Telopea speciosissima isolate NSW1024214 ecotype Mountain lineage chromosome 7, Tspe_v1, whole genome shotgun sequence includes:
- the LOC122667147 gene encoding pentatricopeptide repeat-containing protein At2g06000-like, translating into MTFLLFFTSRLRFRASHIPIVWFHDHAFRGPYPKPISENHHDAWIIKVVCALCVHSSSLDSCFYYFSKVLNPSIAYEVIKRLNNPKLALKLFEYSRVELKLHHSVKTYNFLVKSLCQVGLHDSAKLVFDCMRRDGHFPDSFILGFFVSSCAQVGKFSISKELLSQTQGSGRSVNPFLCNKLLDHLVKSNRVDEAVCLFRELLKSCFYPDTCTFNILIRGLCRLGEVDKGFEFFNDMGNFGCCPDVVTYNTLINGLCKASEVDRGHGLLKEIQLKHNFSPDVVTYTSVISGYCKLGRMEEASNLFDEMVFSGIKANLITYNTLIDGFGKAGDMGSAVAIYEKMLLQGYLPDVVTFSSLIDGYCRSGQVDQGLKLWHEMGTQNLSPNEYTYAILINAFCKENRLNEAREFLRQLEWRNIITQPFMYNPVVDGFCKAGNVDEANLIVTKMEEKQCNPDKLTFTILIIGHCMKGRMNEAISIFHKMLTTGCIPDTLTVNSLISRLLKAGMPNEANQIVLTVLEKNIGLDLSSSAKTLGQMGIPVAI; encoded by the coding sequence ATGACCTTCCTCTTGTTCTTCACCTCTAGATTAAGATTTCGAGCCTCTCACATACCTATCGTCTGGTTTCACGATCATGCTTTTAGAGGTCCTTACCCTAAACCCATATCGGAGAACCACCATGATGCTTGGATCATTAAGGTCGTATGTGCTCTCTGTGTGCATTCATCGTCTCTGGATTCTTGCTTTTATTATTTCAGTAAGGTCTTGAATCCTTCAATTGCCTATGAGGTCATTAAACGCTTGAACAATCCGAAGTTGGCTTTGAAATTGTTTGAATATAGTAGAGTGGAGTTGAAGCTCCATCATTCTGTCAAAACTTATAATTTTCTAGTGAAGTCCCTGTGTCAAGTGGGACTCCATGATTCGGCAAAATTGGTTTTTGATTGCATGAGAagagatgggcattttcctgaTAGCTTCATATTGGGATTTTTTGTATCTTCATGTGCACAAGTGGGTAAGTTCAGTATATCCAAAGAATTGCTTTCTCAAACTCAAGGCAGTGGGAGAAGTGTGAATCCATTCTTATGTAATAAACTATTGGATCACTTGGTAAAAAGTAATCGGGTGGATGAGGCTGTTTGTCTCTTTAGAGAGCTTCTGAAGTCCTGTTTCTATCCAGATACTTGtacttttaatattttaatcagAGGCTTGTGCAGATTAGGAGAAGTAGATAAGGGTTTTGAGTTTTTCAATGACATGGGCAATTTTGGATGCTGTCCTGATGTTGTTACCTATAACACGCTTATAAACGGATTGTGTAAGGCTAGTGAGGTAGATAGAGGGCATGGATTGTTAAAGGAAATTCAGTTGAAGCACAATTTTTCACCAGATGTTGTGACTTACACATCGGTCATATCAGGTTACTGCAAGTTGGGAAGGATGGAAGAAGCTTCTAATCTTTTTGATGAGATGGTTTTTTCTGGAATAAAAGCAAATTTGATTACTTATAATACTCTTATTGATGGCTTTGGTAAGGCTGGTGATATGGGGTCAGCAGTGGCAATATATGAGAAGATGCTTCTTCAGGGATATCTTCCTGATGTGGTTACATTCAGTTCCTTGATTGATGGTTACTGTCGAAGTGGACAGGTTGATCAGGGTTTGAAGCTTTGGCATGAAATGGGCACACAAAATCTTTCACCGAATGAATATACTTATGCTATTCTCATCAATGCTTTTTGTAAAGAGAATAGGCTAAATGAAGCTCGTGAATTTTTGAGGCAGTTGGAGTGGAGGAATATTATTACCCAACCGTTTATGTACAACCCTGTGGTTGATGGTTTCTGCAAGGCCGGCAATGTAGATGAGGCGAATTTGATTGTGACAAAAATGGAGGAAAAGCAATGCAACCCAGATAAATTGACATTTACTATTCTAATAATTGGGCATTGTATGAAAGGGAGAATGAATGAAGCGATCAGTATTTTCCATAAGATGTTAACTACTGGTTGTATCCCAGATACCCTTACTGTCAATTCTTTGATATCTCGCCTTCTGAAAGCTGGCATGCCTAATGAAGCAAATCAGATTGTTCTTACTGTGTTGGAGAAGAACATAGGGTTGGATTTATCATCTTCGGCGAAAACCCTTGGCCAAATGGGGATTCCAGTGGCTATTTAG